A DNA window from Sediminitomix flava contains the following coding sequences:
- the rlmN gene encoding 23S rRNA (adenine(2503)-C(2))-methyltransferase RlmN → MVDTEIKKRDIRKVKSAEIKAFLVENGEKAFRVKQINEWLWKKSAQSFEDMTNLSKGTRQLLDDHFFFSPITINTKQQSNDGTIKSTFKLHDEHLVEGVLIPVPSEPRMTACVSSQVGCSLTCTFCATGKMDRIRNLDPAEIYDQVVAIHNQAEKYFDNPLTNIVYMGMGEPLLNYANVLKSIEYITSPEGLGMSPRRITVSTAGIAKMIKKLGDDEVKFNLALSLHAANDVKRNQIMPINESNTLEALREALKYYFQKTKNPVTYEYIAFNKFNDSLKDAEELYQFCKHLPCKVNIIEYNPIEDAEFTKSEGDRLDKFSEYLRKKGVNVHVRRSRGKDIDAACGQLANKDHAESEIKD, encoded by the coding sequence GTGGTAGATACAGAAATTAAAAAGCGAGACATCCGAAAAGTAAAGTCTGCGGAAATCAAAGCATTTTTGGTTGAAAATGGAGAGAAGGCATTCCGTGTCAAACAAATCAATGAATGGCTATGGAAGAAGTCTGCCCAATCTTTTGAAGATATGACCAACCTTTCAAAAGGAACACGTCAATTATTAGACGATCACTTTTTCTTTTCTCCGATCACGATCAACACCAAACAACAAAGTAATGATGGTACGATCAAATCCACTTTCAAACTTCATGACGAACATCTTGTTGAAGGCGTTTTGATCCCTGTACCTAGTGAGCCAAGAATGACAGCTTGTGTTTCTTCTCAAGTAGGTTGTTCTCTGACCTGTACTTTCTGTGCTACAGGTAAAATGGATAGAATCAGAAATCTTGATCCTGCAGAAATCTATGATCAAGTTGTAGCGATTCATAACCAAGCGGAAAAATACTTTGACAATCCACTCACAAACATTGTGTATATGGGAATGGGAGAACCACTCTTGAACTATGCCAATGTTTTGAAGTCAATTGAATATATCACTTCACCAGAAGGACTTGGAATGTCTCCAAGAAGAATCACGGTTTCTACCGCAGGTATTGCGAAAATGATTAAGAAACTGGGTGATGATGAAGTAAAATTCAACCTTGCACTTTCTTTACATGCTGCAAACGATGTGAAGCGTAATCAAATTATGCCGATCAACGAATCGAATACTTTAGAAGCACTAAGAGAGGCATTAAAATACTACTTCCAAAAAACAAAGAATCCTGTTACTTACGAATATATTGCCTTCAATAAATTCAATGATTCGCTAAAAGATGCGGAAGAGCTTTATCAATTCTGTAAGCACCTTCCTTGTAAAGTGAACATCATTGAGTATAATCCAATTGAAGATGCTGAATTCACGAAATCTGAAGGAGACAGACTAGATAAATTTAGTGAATACCTTCGTAAGAAAGGGGTGAATGTTCACGTCAGAAGAAGTAGAGGAAAAGATATTGATGCGGCATGTGGTCAGCTTGCAAATAAAGACCACGCAGAAAGTGAAATCAAAGACTAA
- a CDS encoding lipoprotein signal peptidase: MNKEVKVHKFFLISLFVIFIDQLSKILVHNYMEMGTIGEIYVLGDWFRLHYLLNPGMAFGMEFDSEYGKFFLTSFRILASCGLGYAIYYMAKKKTHPGFLICLAMIMGGAIGNVIDSVFYGVLIENNAIPGSPTPWFHGQVIDMLYFPMVKGIYPTWFPMIGGKPFLFFSPVFNIADSAIFLGVVFIMIFQGKFAKHDEEMAKLASESEKKEGIH; this comes from the coding sequence ATGAATAAAGAAGTAAAAGTTCATAAATTTTTCCTTATCAGTTTGTTTGTCATTTTCATTGACCAACTATCAAAAATCCTTGTCCATAATTACATGGAGATGGGTACTATAGGAGAAATCTATGTATTGGGAGACTGGTTCCGACTACATTATCTACTAAACCCAGGAATGGCTTTCGGGATGGAATTTGACAGCGAGTATGGTAAATTCTTCCTTACAAGTTTCAGAATTTTAGCCTCATGTGGTTTGGGATATGCCATCTACTATATGGCTAAAAAGAAGACTCATCCAGGCTTTCTGATTTGTTTAGCGATGATTATGGGAGGTGCAATTGGTAATGTTATTGATAGTGTGTTTTATGGAGTACTTATCGAAAATAATGCAATTCCAGGCTCACCTACTCCTTGGTTCCACGGTCAAGTAATCGATATGCTTTATTTCCCTATGGTAAAAGGTATTTACCCTACTTGGTTCCCAATGATCGGCGGAAAACCATTCTTGTTCTTCAGCCCTGTTTTCAACATCGCTGATTCAGCAATTTTCTTAGGGGTTGTATTCATTATGATCTTCCAAGGAAAGTTTGCCAAACACGATGAAGAGATGGCGAAACTAGCCTCTGAGTCAGAAAAGAAAGAAGGAATTCACTAA
- a CDS encoding shikimate dehydrogenase family protein — protein MKKYGLIGYPLTHSFSKKYFADKYERENITDAQYELYELAQIEEFKDLISENNFSGLNVTIPYKEQVIQFLDKLDPQTAERIGAVNVIKFEENGQKVGYNSDYIGFARSLDKFLPHHNMKALILGTGGASKAIRAVLDDRNIPHKYVSRNAGEDILSYDQLSEELMGEYHLIINTTPLGTYPKEDTFPNIPYEYLTEDHYLMDLVYNPEVTLFMQKGLDKGAKAKNGHEMLIGQAEGAWEIWNQ, from the coding sequence ATGAAAAAATATGGACTGATTGGGTATCCTTTGACACATTCTTTTTCAAAGAAATATTTTGCAGATAAATATGAAAGAGAAAACATTACTGATGCTCAATACGAGTTGTATGAACTTGCTCAGATTGAGGAATTCAAAGATTTGATCTCTGAAAATAATTTTTCGGGCTTGAATGTGACTATTCCTTACAAAGAACAAGTCATTCAATTTCTAGATAAGCTAGATCCTCAGACTGCGGAAAGGATTGGTGCAGTAAACGTAATAAAGTTTGAAGAAAACGGTCAGAAAGTTGGCTATAATTCAGATTATATTGGTTTTGCTCGTTCTTTAGATAAGTTTTTGCCTCATCATAATATGAAGGCGCTTATTCTTGGAACTGGAGGTGCTTCAAAAGCTATTAGAGCTGTTTTGGATGATCGAAATATTCCGCATAAATATGTGAGTAGAAATGCAGGAGAGGATATCTTGAGTTATGATCAGCTGAGTGAAGAGCTTATGGGAGAATATCATTTAATCATCAATACAACGCCATTAGGTACGTACCCGAAAGAAGATACTTTTCCGAATATTCCTTATGAGTACCTCACAGAAGATCATTACTTAATGGATTTAGTATATAACCCAGAGGTGACTTTGTTTATGCAGAAAGGCTTAGATAAAGGAGCTAAAGCTAAAAATGGTCATGAGATGTTGATCGGTCAAGCAGAAGGAGCTTGGGAGATCTGGAATCAGTAA
- a CDS encoding M16 family metallopeptidase: MALNRAIAPEAFPISDFEIQKAEKITLDNGVPVYFINAGNQSIASMHLLFRAGRAYEKYQGDAHFCAKLLMEGTSEKSSAELAEAFEQIGASVYTSASFQSLIIELHCLNRFIKESTALVSSMLADATFPEEEFQHISEVSIQGHRINLEKNSYLAGQKFREKLFGEGHPMAYELSEEFINNYQLSYAVNHYNEQVKGSAFEIFLAGKVDEKILEDLNSTLGQIKIEKALPAEPEVSFDALVGSKEYIEKEEAVQTSIRIGKRLFDIKHEDKVPFEVANEILGGYFGSRLMRNIREEKGLTYGIHSSCSFPKKTGYWTIGADVKKDDRELALQEIYKEIQILCDEKVDEGELELVKNYIAGEYIKSINTPVSLMEYAKLKHFHHLTDQHLDQYISEIHAVTADDVQRMAQKYWSDGMVEILVG, encoded by the coding sequence ATGGCATTGAATAGAGCAATAGCTCCTGAAGCTTTCCCCATTTCAGATTTCGAAATCCAAAAGGCTGAGAAAATCACTTTAGATAATGGCGTACCTGTGTATTTTATCAATGCCGGGAATCAGTCTATCGCATCTATGCACCTATTATTCCGTGCAGGTCGAGCGTATGAAAAATATCAAGGGGATGCTCATTTTTGTGCTAAACTTTTAATGGAAGGTACTTCTGAGAAGTCAAGTGCAGAACTTGCTGAGGCATTTGAACAAATTGGAGCAAGTGTATATACTTCTGCTTCCTTCCAATCCTTAATTATTGAATTACATTGCCTAAATCGATTCATAAAAGAATCGACAGCTTTGGTTTCATCAATGCTGGCAGATGCAACTTTCCCTGAGGAGGAATTCCAGCATATTAGCGAAGTAAGTATTCAAGGACATCGTATTAACCTTGAGAAAAATAGCTATTTGGCAGGGCAAAAATTCAGAGAAAAGCTATTTGGAGAAGGTCATCCGATGGCTTATGAGCTTTCTGAAGAATTTATTAATAATTATCAGCTATCCTATGCCGTTAATCACTATAATGAGCAAGTGAAAGGAAGTGCGTTTGAAATTTTCTTAGCAGGAAAAGTAGATGAGAAAATTTTAGAAGACCTGAATAGTACGCTGGGGCAAATAAAGATTGAAAAAGCATTACCTGCAGAACCAGAAGTTTCTTTTGATGCGTTGGTTGGTAGCAAAGAATATATAGAAAAAGAAGAAGCTGTTCAGACTAGTATCCGAATTGGTAAACGCCTTTTTGATATTAAGCATGAGGATAAAGTTCCTTTTGAAGTTGCTAATGAGATATTGGGTGGTTATTTCGGTTCTCGCTTAATGCGTAACATCAGAGAAGAAAAAGGATTGACTTACGGAATACATTCTTCTTGCTCTTTCCCAAAGAAAACAGGCTATTGGACAATTGGGGCTGATGTGAAAAAAGATGATAGAGAATTAGCACTCCAAGAAATTTATAAGGAGATTCAGATTCTTTGTGACGAAAAAGTAGATGAAGGGGAGTTAGAGCTTGTGAAAAACTATATTGCAGGCGAGTACATCAAGTCAATCAATACACCTGTGTCATTGATGGAGTATGCGAAATTGAAGCATTTTCATCATTTGACAGATCAGCATCTAGATCAATACATTTCAGAAATACATGCGGTTACAGCTGATGATGTACAACGCATGGCTCAGAAGTATTGGAGTGATGGTATGGTAGAAATTCTAGTAGGTTAA
- the era gene encoding GTPase Era: MANHKAGFVSIVGKPNVGKSTLMNQLVGEKLSIITSKAQTTRHRIMGIINDDDYQVVYSDTPGIIQPKYKLHESMMGFVNSSLDDADLVLFVTDIYEKYDEEDVIKKLRSMDVPIVLLINKIDQADQEKVLAKIEEWKDILPVKEIIPISALHKFNTKDLLNTILNYMPEHEPFFPKDELTDKPARFFVSEIVREKIFMTYKKEIPYSTEVIVQSFKEEDDIIRIMVDILVERDSQKGILIGNKGIKLKHVGIDSRKDIEAFFGKKVHITTYVKVDPNWRENARKLREYGYGKE; this comes from the coding sequence ATGGCAAATCACAAAGCAGGTTTTGTAAGTATCGTCGGTAAACCTAATGTAGGTAAATCTACCTTGATGAATCAGCTCGTTGGCGAAAAACTTTCGATAATTACCTCTAAAGCACAAACAACTCGTCATCGAATTATGGGAATCATCAATGACGACGATTATCAAGTGGTTTATTCGGATACTCCAGGAATCATTCAGCCAAAATATAAATTGCACGAATCGATGATGGGCTTTGTGAACAGTTCACTAGATGATGCAGACTTGGTTCTTTTTGTGACTGATATTTATGAAAAATATGACGAAGAGGATGTTATCAAAAAACTCCGTTCAATGGACGTTCCAATCGTTCTATTGATCAACAAGATTGACCAAGCTGATCAAGAAAAAGTATTAGCCAAGATTGAAGAGTGGAAAGATATTCTTCCTGTAAAAGAAATCATTCCGATCTCTGCACTTCACAAATTCAATACAAAGGATTTGTTGAACACGATCTTGAACTACATGCCTGAACATGAACCTTTCTTCCCTAAGGACGAATTGACGGATAAACCTGCTCGTTTCTTCGTTTCAGAAATTGTAAGAGAGAAAATCTTCATGACTTACAAAAAAGAGATTCCATACAGTACAGAAGTAATTGTACAATCTTTTAAAGAGGAAGATGATATCATCCGCATTATGGTCGATATTTTAGTTGAAAGAGACTCTCAAAAGGGTATTTTGATTGGTAACAAAGGAATTAAACTGAAACACGTAGGGATTGATTCTAGAAAAGATATTGAAGCTTTCTTCGGTAAAAAAGTGCACATCACTACTTACGTTAAAGTCGATCCGAACTGGAGAGAAAATGCGCGTAAGTTGAGAGAATATGGATACGGAAAAGAGTAG